CAACACCTTGTCGCCGACGGCGAGGCCTTCGACACCCTCACCCAGCTCCGAGATCACTCCCGCGCCTTCCGTGCCAGGCACGAAGGGCAGTGGCGGCTTGAACTGGTATTGCCCGCGAACGCACAGCAGGTCGGGGAAATTCAGCCCCCCGGCCTTCACGTCAATGCGGACATGGCCCGGCTGGATGGCCGGCGCGTCGATATCCTCGACGACGAGCTGGTCCTCGGGACCGAATTCCTTGCAGACAAGTGCTTTCATGGCCTTGGCCTCTCCTGTTTTGGGGTCAGCCCAGCTTGACGCCGGCACTTGCCGCCGCCTTGGTGAGAAACTTGATGGTCTGCTCGCCGCCAGCGCCCAGCTCTTTCTGGCCGGCCTCGTCGCAGATATCGGCGAAGCGCGCGGCGACATTCTCCGGTGTCTGCTGCTCGGGCGGCAGGAAGATGCCGTCGGTCTCATGGATCTTGGTGACGGCATAGCCACCGGCACCGGCACACAAGATGGTGCGGCTGGGGCATTCATCGCTGACCAGGAAGACCAGACCGGTCGACACCGATTCCGGCGTCATCAACTCCAACGCGGCGGGCGGCAGGAGGTTTTCGGTCATCCGCGTTGCCGCCGTCGGAGACAGCGCATTGACGCGGATATTGTACTTTGCGCCTTCCAGATGGAGCGTATTCATCAGACCGACGAGGCCGAACTTGGCGGCGCCGTAATTGGACTGTCCGAAATTGCCATACATGCCGGACGAGGAGGTGGTCATGGCGATGCGGCCATATTCCTGCTCGCGCATGATGTCCCAGACGGCCTTGGTGCAGACCGCCGAACCATTGAGATGGACGTCGACCACGGCCCGGAAATCATCCAGCTCCATCTTGGCAAAGGACTTGTCGCGCAGGATGCCGGCATTGTTGACCAGGATGTCGACCCGGCCCCACTTGTCCATCGCCTGGGCGACCATGTCGGCGACTTCGTCAGCCTTGGTGACATTGGCGCGATGCGAAATCGCCTCGCCGCCAGCGTCACGGATCTCCGCAGCGACATCCTCGGCGGCCGAACCCGTGCCCGTTCCGTCGAGAGAGCCGCCCAGATCATTGATGACCAGCTTGGCGCCACGCGAGGCCAATGCCAGGGCATGGGTGCGGCCAAGACCCTGGCCGGAACCGGTGACAATGGCCACGCGGCCGTCAAAACGAATATCACTCATATCGTCGTCATTCCTTGATTGCGTTGTGTCGGGAGTGGCTGAAGACCACTCAGCCGACAATCTGCAGGGTCAGCCATTGCGCCATCAGCGCCGGCTTGTCCTCGCCGTCGATCTCCACGATCACATCATATTTGAGCATCCACTGGCCCGGATTGCGTTCCACCGCCTCGGCCAGGGTGAAACGCCCCCGGATTTTGCGGCCCGCGCGGACCGGGGTCAGGAAACGGACTTTCTCGAAGCCGTAATTGATCCCCATCACGATCCCGTCGAGCACCAGGGACGTGCCGCCAGCCAGCGAGGACAGCATCGACAGGGTCAGGAAACCGTGGGCGATGGTGCCACCGAAAGGCGTCTGGGCAGCCTTTTCCGGATCGATATGGATGAATTGGTGGTCGTCGGTCACATCCGCGAATGTGTTGATCTGGTCCTGGGTGATCTCGGTCCAGTCCGACACACCGATCTCGGTCCCGACCAGGGCGGCCAGGTCACTGGGTTTGGTAGCAGTCATCTTCCTGCCTCCCCTTCGGTCAAAAGCATTTTGCGCAGGCCCGGCTTGTCGATCTTGCTGGTCCCGCCGCGTGGCAGCGGTCCGTCCATGTGCCAGAACCGCTCCGGAATCTTGAATGGCGCCAAGTGAGGTTTGAGAAAAGTCTTGATGTCCTCATCGGTCAGGGTCGCCCCGTCGCGGGCGAGGACAGCTGCACCGACCCGCTCGCCAAGACGTTCGTCCGGAATACCGATAACGGCGGCTTCCAGGATGTCGGGATGGTGCGCCAGAGCGCCCTCAACTTCCAGACAGCTGACATTCTCGCCGCCCCGCAGGACCATGTCCTTGATCCGGTCGACAATGAACAGGAAACCGTCCTCGTCGATGATCCCGACATCGCCGGTCTTGAACCAGCGATCCTTGGTCAGCACATCGGCGGTGGCTTCCGGCTGGTTGAGATAGCCGCGGAACACCGCCGGAGACTGGATCCAGACTTCACCCGGCTCACCGGTCGGGGTCTCATTGCCGGCCTCGTCGACCGTCTTGATGAAAGTCACGGCCGGCAGGGGCGCGCCGCAGGAGCCCGGCTTGGCCTGGTATTCGCCCAGCCCGTTATAAGTGCCAAGCGCATTGGTCTCGGTCAGGCCATAGCC
The window above is part of the Maricaulis maris MCS10 genome. Proteins encoded here:
- a CDS encoding MaoC family dehydratase yields the protein MTATKPSDLAALVGTEIGVSDWTEITQDQINTFADVTDDHQFIHIDPEKAAQTPFGGTIAHGFLTLSMLSSLAGGTSLVLDGIVMGINYGFEKVRFLTPVRAGRKIRGRFTLAEAVERNPGQWMLKYDVIVEIDGEDKPALMAQWLTLQIVG
- a CDS encoding SDR family NAD(P)-dependent oxidoreductase, with the translated sequence MSDIRFDGRVAIVTGSGQGLGRTHALALASRGAKLVINDLGGSLDGTGTGSAAEDVAAEIRDAGGEAISHRANVTKADEVADMVAQAMDKWGRVDILVNNAGILRDKSFAKMELDDFRAVVDVHLNGSAVCTKAVWDIMREQEYGRIAMTTSSSGMYGNFGQSNYGAAKFGLVGLMNTLHLEGAKYNIRVNALSPTAATRMTENLLPPAALELMTPESVSTGLVFLVSDECPSRTILCAGAGGYAVTKIHETDGIFLPPEQQTPENVAARFADICDEAGQKELGAGGEQTIKFLTKAAASAGVKLG